The following proteins come from a genomic window of Sorex araneus isolate mSorAra2 chromosome 1, mSorAra2.pri, whole genome shotgun sequence:
- the LOC101541942 gene encoding 60S ribosomal protein L39-like, giving the protein MSSHKTFRIKWFLAEKQKQNRPIPQWIRMKTGNKIRCNSKRRRWRRTKLGL; this is encoded by the coding sequence ATGTCTTCCCACAAGACTTTCAGGATCAAGTGGTTCCTGGCcgagaaacaaaagcagaatcGTCCTATTCCTCAATGGATTCGGATGAAAACTGGTAACAAAATCAGGTGTAACTCCAAGAGGAGGCGCTGGAGAAGGACCAAGCTGGGTCTGTAA